The following is a genomic window from Candidatus Methylomirabilota bacterium.
AGGACGGGGAGCTGATCTTCGGGTGCGTCTACGATCCGAGCCAGGAGGAGCTGTTCACCGCCGAGCGAGGTGGAGGGGCCTTTGTAAACGGCAAGCGATTACAGGTCTCGGCCATCGCCGACTTATCGTGCGCGCTGCTGGCCACCGGCTTTCCAAACGATGTCGCGGGTACCAAGGACAACAACCTGGATTATTTTGTAAGGTTTATGAAACGCGCCCAGGGCGTTCGCCGCCCGGGCTCCGCGGCCCTGGATCTGTGTTATGTGGCCGCGGGACGGTTTGACGGCTTCTGGGAGCTGAAGCTATACCCGTGGGACATGGCGGCCGGCGTACTGATGGTTACGGAGGCGGGCGGGCGGGTGACCAATCTTCGCGGCGGGGCACATCGCCTCTCTAATCCCCAGATCGTCGCCAGCAACGGTCTGCTCCATGACGAGATGCTCCGCGTGCTGGCCATCGAGAGTTGATC
Proteins encoded in this region:
- a CDS encoding inositol monophosphatase, whose translation is MEIDAIREVALRAAKEAGAILRQGLEQQRTIEFKGVKNLVTDMDRRSEEAIADLVRHTLPHHSVVCEEGTRLDGDSGYRWYVDPLDGTTNYAHGYPCYSVSIGVEKDGELIFGCVYDPSQEELFTAERGGGAFVNGKRLQVSAIADLSCALLATGFPNDVAGTKDNNLDYFVRFMKRAQGVRRPGSAALDLCYVAAGRFDGFWELKLYPWDMAAGVLMVTEAGGRVTNLRGGAHRLSNPQIVASNGLLHDEMLRVLAIES